From the Halalkalicoccus sp. CGA53 genome, one window contains:
- a CDS encoding ribonuclease R family protein, translated as MTDAEERQAYAGTAEGQGPVVIDEELARHIERKREELLEKFEIPDAFPRSVLEEAEARTEDIESEIQSEADERRDLRELTTWTTDPIDAQDFDDAISVVERDDGYVLWVHIADVTHYVTPETATWQEAKQRGNTVYLPAYTIHMLPPTLAETVCSLVPEEDRLAHTVEMHLDGETLSYEEIDIYKSVIRSDERLTYSQAEKRLDDPDAPLHEECTLVHDLADRMHEIRKEDGSLVLNPRRDRAHTIIEECMLKANKAVTHELMWNRGVEAMYRVHPQPTPDEWDKALQEIQELDGVSIPAESWDDPRKAVNATLEQAPSRQLGKIQWAVMKVMPRARYMADPFGGHHALNFEIYGHFTSPIRRLSDLVDHWIVHSNDVPADLDALCSHASDRQKAAEQCEREYRQFLEEVGIDPQAVNNRGLDVEDEDDAEE; from the coding sequence GTGACCGACGCGGAGGAGCGCCAGGCGTACGCCGGCACCGCGGAGGGCCAGGGGCCGGTCGTGATCGACGAGGAGCTCGCGCGACACATCGAGCGAAAGCGCGAGGAGCTCTTAGAGAAGTTCGAGATCCCCGACGCGTTCCCGCGGAGCGTACTCGAGGAGGCGGAGGCGCGAACAGAGGACATAGAGAGCGAGATCCAGAGCGAAGCCGACGAGCGCCGGGATCTGCGTGAACTCACTACCTGGACGACCGACCCGATCGACGCCCAGGACTTCGACGACGCCATCTCGGTCGTGGAGCGAGATGACGGCTACGTTCTCTGGGTCCACATCGCGGACGTCACCCACTACGTCACCCCCGAGACGGCGACGTGGCAGGAGGCCAAGCAGCGCGGCAACACGGTCTACCTCCCGGCGTACACGATCCACATGCTGCCGCCGACGCTCGCGGAGACGGTCTGCTCGCTCGTCCCCGAGGAGGACCGGCTGGCACACACCGTCGAGATGCACCTGGATGGGGAGACGCTCAGCTACGAGGAGATCGACATCTACAAGTCCGTGATCCGAAGCGACGAGCGGCTCACCTACTCCCAGGCCGAAAAACGCCTCGACGACCCCGACGCACCGCTCCACGAGGAGTGTACCCTGGTACACGACCTCGCCGACCGGATGCACGAGATCCGGAAGGAGGACGGCTCGCTCGTGCTGAATCCGCGCAGAGACCGCGCGCACACGATCATCGAGGAGTGCATGCTGAAGGCGAACAAGGCCGTCACCCACGAGCTGATGTGGAACAGAGGGGTCGAGGCGATGTACCGCGTCCATCCCCAGCCCACGCCCGACGAGTGGGACAAGGCGCTCCAGGAGATCCAGGAGCTCGATGGGGTCTCCATCCCTGCCGAGAGCTGGGACGACCCCCGGAAGGCGGTGAACGCGACGCTCGAACAGGCCCCCTCGCGCCAGCTCGGGAAGATCCAGTGGGCGGTGATGAAGGTGATGCCCAGAGCCCGCTACATGGCCGACCCGTTCGGCGGTCACCACGCGCTCAACTTCGAGATTTATGGACACTTCACCAGCCCGATCCGCCGGCTCTCGGACCTCGTCGACCACTGGATCGTCCACTCGAACGACGTTCCGGCGGACCTGGACGCGCTCTGTTCGCACGCCTCCGACCGGCAGAAGGCGGCCGAACAGTGCGAACGCGAGTACCGCCAGTTCTTGGAGGAGGTCGGCATCGATCCACAAGCGGTGAACAACCGCGGGCTGGACGTCGAAGACGAGGACGACGCGGAGGAGTGA
- a CDS encoding Hvo_1808 family surface protein: MRRVCVLLVAFILVVSGGPALAVAAGAPVAADGSVGGEGQLAEEPEDDGEWREYEPDDELGLEGAEELSDEELAEVIDRAMVRVEELREVEFEERPPVEVVTRSEFQEEFDGLVGEGTETQTAFVNAKHKALLLVGDDEDSTETLAENQNVSVGGFYSSATNEIVVVVDDETPVVDEVILAHELYHAYQDQRWDLQRYDAQTRDERNAQNGLIEGDAVLMEYRYEQRCEGGEWECVRPPAADGTEPTEEGEPANMGLLLLDFQPYSDGPTFSEHRYQEGGWDAVNELYGEPPETSQQVITPDRYPDDLPREVEIDDETDEGWDRLRPEERPDHEVLGKVSIATMFAAPLYDQPGAQLVDPDEFLNVGPDGELDPFDPINYDVEYATGWDGDRLHVYESEAGESAYVWRIAWESDDDAATFVEGYDELLEYRGAGDEGDGLYVAESGGYAGAYHVDHDGDVVTITHAPDVDALSAVNADVEPADVEEDDEVVETPEETDDDVEETPEETDDDVEETPEEEQEEQPGFGLVAALAALVIALALLARRR; the protein is encoded by the coding sequence ATGCGTCGCGTTTGTGTCCTGTTGGTCGCCTTCATCCTCGTGGTGAGCGGCGGACCGGCGCTCGCCGTCGCGGCGGGCGCGCCGGTCGCAGCCGACGGGTCGGTGGGAGGGGAGGGACAGCTCGCGGAGGAGCCGGAGGACGACGGCGAGTGGCGCGAGTACGAACCTGACGACGAACTCGGTCTGGAGGGAGCTGAGGAGCTGAGCGACGAGGAGCTCGCGGAGGTGATCGACCGGGCGATGGTCCGCGTCGAGGAGCTCCGCGAGGTCGAGTTCGAGGAACGACCACCCGTCGAGGTCGTGACGAGAAGCGAGTTCCAGGAGGAGTTCGACGGGCTGGTCGGCGAGGGAACGGAGACCCAGACGGCGTTCGTGAACGCGAAACACAAGGCGCTGTTGCTCGTCGGCGACGACGAGGACTCGACGGAGACGCTCGCGGAGAATCAGAACGTCTCCGTCGGCGGCTTCTACTCGTCCGCGACGAACGAGATCGTCGTGGTCGTCGACGACGAGACCCCCGTCGTGGACGAGGTGATCCTCGCACACGAACTCTACCACGCCTATCAGGACCAACGGTGGGACCTCCAGCGCTACGACGCACAGACGCGCGACGAGCGTAACGCCCAGAACGGCCTGATCGAGGGCGACGCCGTCCTCATGGAGTATCGGTACGAACAGCGCTGTGAGGGCGGCGAGTGGGAGTGTGTGCGCCCGCCCGCCGCCGACGGGACCGAACCGACAGAGGAGGGCGAACCCGCGAACATGGGCCTGCTCCTGCTCGACTTCCAGCCCTACAGCGACGGCCCGACGTTCTCCGAGCACCGGTACCAGGAGGGCGGCTGGGACGCAGTGAACGAGCTCTACGGCGAACCCCCGGAGACGAGCCAGCAGGTCATCACGCCGGATCGGTACCCCGACGACCTGCCCCGCGAGGTCGAGATCGACGACGAGACCGACGAGGGGTGGGACCGCCTGCGTCCCGAGGAGCGACCGGACCACGAAGTGCTCGGGAAGGTCTCGATCGCGACGATGTTCGCCGCGCCGCTGTACGACCAGCCCGGCGCACAGCTCGTCGACCCGGACGAGTTCCTCAACGTCGGCCCCGACGGCGAGCTCGACCCGTTCGACCCGATCAACTACGACGTGGAGTACGCGACCGGGTGGGACGGCGACCGGCTACACGTCTACGAGAGCGAGGCGGGCGAGAGCGCCTACGTCTGGCGGATCGCCTGGGAGAGCGACGACGACGCCGCGACGTTCGTCGAGGGCTACGACGAGCTCCTCGAGTACCGCGGTGCCGGGGACGAGGGCGACGGCCTCTACGTCGCAGAGAGCGGCGGCTACGCCGGCGCCTACCACGTCGATCACGACGGCGACGTGGTGACGATCACCCACGCCCCGGACGTCGATGCGCTCTCGGCGGTAAACGCCGACGTCGAACCCGCGGACGTCGAAGAGGACGACGAGGTGGTGGAGACGCCCGAGGAGACCGACGACGACGTCGAAGAGACGCCCGAGGAGACCGACGACGACGTCGAAGAGACGCCCGAAGAGGAGCAGGAAGAGCAGCCCGGCTTCGGCCTCGTGGCGGCGCTCGCAGCGCTCGTGATCGCCCTCGCATTGCTCGCCAGGCGCCGCTGA
- a CDS encoding DUF7562 family protein, whose product MWGPRRQGHRAVTCIACGAETTRGDAREYDKYGDRWDREGKRFEYLCKRCHRELCHQPRNELEGLLCEVGAGERTREEFLTWYWVAVEERYGPLEERER is encoded by the coding sequence ATGTGGGGTCCCCGACGGCAGGGACACCGGGCCGTGACGTGCATCGCCTGTGGCGCGGAGACGACCCGCGGCGACGCCCGCGAGTACGACAAGTACGGCGACCGGTGGGACCGAGAGGGAAAACGGTTCGAGTACCTCTGTAAACGCTGTCACCGGGAGCTCTGTCACCAGCCGCGGAACGAACTGGAGGGGCTGCTCTGTGAGGTGGGTGCCGGCGAGCGGACACGCGAGGAGTTCCTGACGTGGTACTGGGTGGCCGTCGAGGAGCGGTACGGCCCACTCGAAGAGCGAGAGCGGTGA
- a CDS encoding RNA-binding protein: MNVTNRHHLRSDAVSRLESTLESTLGVTIDGDAYERVEFSDEPFDVVLVDGNPLVFTDDEEFALTVQGANEYPPERGIVTVDAGAVSFVSDGADVMRPGIVEADEGIEAGDLVAIAEETHGKVLAIGRARVDGGEMVGDSGKVVDSIHHVGDKLYTFTV; the protein is encoded by the coding sequence ATGAACGTCACCAACCGACACCACCTCCGGAGTGACGCGGTCTCCCGGCTCGAATCGACGCTCGAATCCACACTCGGCGTGACCATCGACGGCGATGCCTACGAGCGCGTCGAGTTCTCCGACGAGCCCTTCGACGTCGTGCTCGTCGACGGTAACCCGCTGGTGTTCACCGACGACGAGGAGTTCGCGCTCACGGTCCAGGGGGCGAACGAGTACCCGCCAGAACGAGGGATCGTCACCGTCGACGCCGGCGCGGTCTCGTTCGTCTCCGACGGCGCGGATGTGATGCGTCCGGGGATCGTCGAGGCCGACGAGGGGATCGAAGCCGGCGACCTCGTCGCCATCGCCGAGGAGACCCACGGGAAGGTGCTCGCGATCGGTCGCGCTCGCGTCGACGGGGGCGAGATGGTCGGCGACTCGGGGAAGGTCGTCGACTCGATCCACCACGTCGGCGACAAGCTCTACACGTTCACCGTCTGA
- a CDS encoding DMT family transporter, with the protein MRGLSRTSTLFALLATVWGTSFLAIEVGLSDLPPVLFAALRFDVAAAVLFAYVVVAGYEWRPARWADWALIAIGGTFLIGAHYALLFVGQSYVTSGIAAVMMSLTPVVTPAFAIWLLPRERLTLPTAVGILLGLVGVAIIARPDPAGLDGQIVGVALLFLSATSFALGSVLALRIRSTMSLVSLQAWMMLVGAIALHLTSLVHPAESVAAATFSPTALAALVYLSVAATVGGFLCYFELLEAAGPVQVSLVNYVTPMIAVLVGVAALGEPLTEATLVGFGVILVGFLVIKWGAVRWRLRRLSDHHRERGLGEDVVVVAGQFYYR; encoded by the coding sequence ATGAGAGGATTATCTCGCACATCCACGCTGTTCGCCCTGCTCGCGACGGTCTGGGGCACCTCGTTCCTCGCGATCGAGGTCGGTCTCTCGGACCTGCCGCCGGTGCTGTTCGCGGCCCTGCGGTTCGACGTCGCCGCGGCAGTACTGTTCGCCTACGTCGTCGTCGCCGGCTACGAGTGGCGCCCCGCCCGCTGGGCCGACTGGGCGCTGATCGCCATCGGCGGGACGTTCCTGATCGGCGCGCACTACGCCCTGCTGTTCGTCGGCCAGAGCTACGTCACGAGCGGCATCGCCGCGGTGATGATGAGCCTCACGCCGGTCGTCACGCCCGCGTTCGCGATCTGGCTGCTCCCGAGAGAGCGGCTCACGCTCCCGACCGCGGTCGGGATCCTCCTCGGGCTCGTCGGCGTCGCGATCATCGCCCGCCCGGATCCCGCGGGACTGGACGGCCAGATCGTCGGCGTCGCGCTGCTGTTCCTCTCGGCGACGAGCTTCGCGCTCGGGAGCGTCCTCGCGCTCCGGATCCGCTCGACGATGTCGCTCGTCTCGCTGCAGGCGTGGATGATGCTCGTGGGTGCGATCGCGCTCCACCTGACGAGCCTCGTCCACCCCGCCGAGTCGGTCGCCGCCGCGACGTTCTCGCCGACCGCGCTCGCCGCGCTCGTCTACCTCTCGGTCGCGGCGACGGTCGGCGGCTTCCTCTGTTACTTCGAGCTCCTGGAGGCGGCCGGACCGGTTCAGGTGAGCCTCGTCAACTACGTCACCCCGATGATCGCGGTGCTCGTCGGCGTGGCCGCTCTTGGCGAGCCGCTCACCGAGGCGACGCTCGTCGGCTTCGGCGTGATCCTCGTCGGCTTCCTCGTCATCAAGTGGGGGGCCGTCCGCTGGCGACTCCGCCGGCTCTCGGACCACCACAGGGAACGGGGCCTCGGCGAGGATGTCGTGGTCGTCGCCGGCCAGTTCTACTACCGCTGA
- a CDS encoding helix-turn-helix domain-containing protein — protein MATIAEFRLPVEGFALGETIQEGPIAEIEIERVAAHGPDHVMPYVWVSADDQNRVEDLFAEDETLDTFELISETEEGVRLYRMDWVDKAELLVNILTEQEGVILSAVGSEGVWNFRALFPERDALSRAYDYAEDRGIRLDITAIYEMNDDREGRFGLSESQHEALTLATERGYYDVPRNVSLEELADDLDISHQSLSERLRRAQKVLNVNTVLVGEFE, from the coding sequence ATGGCGACTATCGCGGAGTTCAGGCTTCCCGTCGAGGGGTTCGCGTTGGGAGAGACGATCCAGGAGGGGCCGATCGCGGAGATCGAGATCGAGCGCGTCGCGGCCCACGGCCCCGACCACGTTATGCCCTACGTCTGGGTCTCGGCCGACGATCAGAACCGGGTCGAGGACCTCTTCGCGGAGGACGAGACGCTCGATACGTTCGAACTGATCAGCGAGACCGAAGAGGGGGTCAGGCTCTACCGAATGGACTGGGTCGACAAGGCGGAGCTCCTGGTCAACATCCTCACCGAACAGGAGGGGGTGATCCTCTCGGCGGTCGGTTCGGAGGGGGTCTGGAACTTCCGGGCGCTCTTCCCCGAGCGCGACGCCCTCTCACGGGCGTACGACTACGCCGAGGACCGGGGGATCCGTCTCGACATCACGGCGATCTACGAGATGAACGACGACCGCGAGGGCCGGTTCGGACTGAGCGAGTCCCAGCACGAGGCGCTCACGCTCGCGACCGAGCGCGGCTACTACGACGTCCCCCGGAACGTCTCGCTCGAGGAGCTCGCCGACGATCTCGACATCAGCCACCAGTCGCTCTCCGAGCGCCTGCGTCGGGCACAGAAGGTGCTGAACGTCAACACCGTCCTCGTCGGCGAGTTCGAGTGA
- a CDS encoding Hvo_1808 family surface protein, giving the protein MGSRVAVLAVVVLVALAGCTTIPPGELFPFGDGEDGPADLDTDRPLGEVRGVSYDDALEVNSTAELTEVEREAVIHRAMARVELIRGLKFEQEVPVEVISREEFREERRFTEQWDEEYAAWNDHLWRALFHVDEETPAAEEFEALYGGSIQGYYSSSDERIVIVADDPEAVEIDRNTLTHELLHALQDQHFGLSRDSSTLDSEYAAMGIIEGDANYVEAQYDERCADDEWECLERPSATSSGGSFDFGLFVTIFQPYSDGPAFVDHRYQEGGWDAVNEVYDSHPRATTEVIHPDRYGTFEPTNVTVRDESTEDWVRFNVSSREEGVETVGEAALYATFWSNGVIDREHLYGSEDPLSPYDYSHPITTGWAGDQLVPYEGPDGEYAFVFESEWESEEDAEAFGEAYAELLAVNGAEGERTVFEIDPGEPFAGAYHVEQDGVTVTVVHAPSERELEEVHGVEVSVPASVDGAGFESVVTLKPGGTGVTPVPA; this is encoded by the coding sequence ATGGGCTCGCGCGTAGCGGTCCTCGCCGTCGTCGTCCTCGTCGCCCTCGCCGGCTGTACGACGATCCCGCCCGGAGAGCTCTTTCCGTTCGGCGACGGCGAGGACGGCCCCGCCGACCTCGACACGGACAGGCCGCTCGGCGAGGTCCGCGGGGTGAGCTACGACGACGCCCTCGAAGTGAACTCGACCGCCGAACTGACCGAGGTCGAACGCGAGGCGGTGATCCACCGGGCGATGGCACGCGTCGAACTGATCCGGGGGCTGAAGTTCGAGCAGGAGGTGCCGGTGGAGGTGATCAGCCGCGAGGAGTTCAGAGAGGAACGCCGGTTCACCGAGCAGTGGGACGAGGAGTACGCGGCGTGGAACGACCACCTCTGGCGGGCGCTCTTTCACGTCGACGAGGAGACGCCCGCCGCCGAGGAGTTCGAGGCGCTCTACGGCGGGTCGATCCAGGGCTACTACTCCTCGAGCGACGAGCGGATCGTCATCGTCGCGGACGACCCGGAGGCCGTCGAGATCGACCGGAACACGCTCACACACGAACTGCTCCACGCGCTCCAGGACCAGCACTTCGGGCTCTCGAGAGACAGCTCGACGCTCGACTCGGAGTACGCCGCGATGGGAATCATCGAGGGCGACGCGAACTACGTCGAGGCGCAGTACGACGAGCGGTGTGCGGACGACGAGTGGGAGTGTCTGGAGCGGCCGAGCGCGACGAGTTCGGGTGGCTCGTTCGACTTCGGGCTGTTCGTCACGATCTTCCAGCCCTACAGCGACGGCCCGGCGTTCGTCGACCACCGGTACCAGGAGGGCGGCTGGGACGCCGTGAACGAGGTGTACGATTCCCACCCGCGAGCGACGACGGAGGTGATCCACCCCGACCGCTACGGGACGTTCGAGCCGACGAACGTGACGGTTCGGGACGAGTCGACCGAGGACTGGGTGCGGTTCAACGTGAGTAGCCGCGAGGAGGGCGTCGAAACCGTCGGTGAGGCGGCGCTCTACGCCACGTTCTGGTCGAACGGCGTGATCGACCGCGAGCACCTCTACGGGAGCGAGGACCCGCTCTCGCCGTACGACTACTCGCACCCGATCACGACCGGGTGGGCGGGCGATCAACTGGTCCCCTACGAGGGGCCCGACGGCGAGTACGCCTTCGTCTTCGAGAGCGAGTGGGAGTCCGAGGAGGACGCGGAGGCGTTCGGCGAGGCGTACGCCGAGCTCCTAGCGGTGAACGGAGCGGAGGGCGAAAGGACGGTGTTCGAGATCGACCCGGGCGAGCCGTTCGCCGGGGCGTACCACGTCGAGCAGGACGGAGTGACGGTGACGGTCGTCCACGCGCCGAGCGAGCGGGAGCTAGAGGAGGTTCACGGGGTAGAGGTGTCGGTCCCCGCATCGGTGGATGGAGCGGGGTTCGAGTCGGTTGTGACCCTGAAGCCGGGTGGCACCGGCGTCACACCGGTGCCCGCGTAG
- a CDS encoding dimethylarginine dimethylaminohydrolase family protein: MPSSPTVPVVEAVSDLSFSTGDLPARPDHATLALARPTHFDVRYHINPYMREGVDTDRAHGQWETLLQACERYAENTLVIDPDVLSVPEGTPDPATLPDFAFGANHALPIPDGTGALLAAMSTDERVAEPTYFEAWAHEAGYDVLSPPDHAFEGGGDALWHPGRRLLWGGHGIRSERAAYDDIADRLDTRVIALELTDPHYYHLDVCFSPLDSETVLIQPEAFTDEGLALIEAVFDRLLAAPVSETRGGLACNAVALGDRVLLGAGNPTTERLLSDAGFDPVPIGTDEFQKAGGSVRCLTLSLGDPEAGDESR, translated from the coding sequence ATGCCCTCCTCCCCCACGGTACCCGTCGTCGAGGCGGTCTCCGATCTCTCGTTCTCGACCGGCGACCTGCCCGCACGTCCCGACCACGCGACGCTCGCTCTCGCCCGGCCGACGCACTTCGACGTCCGCTACCACATCAACCCGTACATGCGCGAGGGCGTCGACACGGACCGCGCACACGGACAGTGGGAGACGCTCCTGCAAGCCTGTGAACGGTACGCCGAGAACACCCTCGTGATCGACCCCGATGTACTCTCGGTTCCGGAGGGAACCCCCGATCCGGCGACGCTACCCGACTTCGCGTTCGGCGCGAACCACGCCCTCCCGATACCGGATGGGACCGGTGCGCTGCTCGCGGCGATGTCCACCGACGAGCGGGTGGCCGAACCGACGTACTTCGAGGCGTGGGCGCACGAGGCCGGCTACGACGTGCTCTCGCCCCCCGACCACGCGTTCGAGGGGGGCGGCGACGCGCTCTGGCACCCGGGGAGACGGCTGCTCTGGGGCGGCCACGGTATCCGTTCCGAGCGAGCGGCCTACGACGACATCGCCGACCGCCTCGATACGCGGGTTATCGCGCTCGAACTCACGGACCCGCACTACTACCACCTCGACGTCTGTTTCTCGCCGCTCGATTCGGAGACCGTCCTGATACAGCCCGAGGCGTTCACCGACGAGGGCCTCGCGCTGATCGAGGCGGTCTTCGACCGGTTACTCGCCGCTCCGGTCTCGGAGACACGCGGCGGCCTCGCCTGCAACGCCGTCGCGCTCGGCGATCGGGTGTTGCTCGGCGCGGGCAATCCGACGACCGAACGGCTGCTCTCCGACGCCGGGTTCGACCCCGTCCCGATCGGGACCGACGAGTTCCAGAAGGCCGGCGGCTCCGTCCGCTGTCTCACCCTCTCGCTCGGCGACCCAGAAGCGGGGGACGAGAGCCGCTGA
- a CDS encoding S66 peptidase family protein, giving the protein MDEEPEYEPNPGWRWEGSDRSATGRLWGGCRPIAEWQLATDRYLPDPDDLDGGVLALETAEDLPGPEDVAATLVCLGERGLLERFSAVLLGRPPGRSHHQEPLRERREAYRERLYERVVAEVERYNPAAPVVLGLDWGHTTPIAPLPIGGRVRIDPGSEAIVFE; this is encoded by the coding sequence ATGGACGAGGAGCCGGAGTACGAGCCGAACCCGGGGTGGCGGTGGGAGGGATCTGACCGCTCCGCGACCGGGCGGCTCTGGGGCGGCTGCCGGCCGATCGCCGAGTGGCAGCTCGCGACCGACCGGTACCTGCCCGATCCCGACGACCTCGACGGCGGGGTGCTCGCACTCGAGACCGCCGAGGACCTCCCGGGACCCGAAGACGTCGCTGCGACGCTCGTCTGTTTGGGCGAACGCGGGTTGTTAGAGCGATTTTCGGCGGTACTCCTCGGTCGGCCACCGGGTCGAAGCCACCACCAGGAGCCGCTGCGCGAACGGCGGGAGGCCTACCGCGAGCGACTCTACGAGCGGGTCGTCGCTGAAGTCGAACGCTACAACCCGGCTGCTCCGGTCGTTCTGGGGCTGGACTGGGGACACACCACTCCGATCGCGCCGCTCCCGATCGGTGGACGAGTGAGGATCGATCCCGGGAGCGAGGCGATCGTCTTCGAGTAG
- a CDS encoding cysteine hydrolase family protein, with the protein MRFDPTETAVVVVDMQKGFCDPEGSLYAPGSESAVDPIAELVANARGAGARVVFTRDVHPPGQFDSNHYYDEFDRWGEHVLEGSEEAEIVDTLDPEPEDHVVEKHTYDAFYNTELEGWLRARGIRDLVFCGTLANVCVLHTAGSAGLRDFRPVLVEECIGFIEEAHREYALEHAGWLFGEVIGRDEVTFD; encoded by the coding sequence ATGCGTTTCGACCCGACCGAGACGGCAGTCGTCGTCGTCGACATGCAGAAGGGCTTTTGCGACCCCGAGGGGAGCCTCTACGCGCCGGGAAGCGAGTCGGCGGTCGACCCGATCGCGGAGCTGGTCGCGAACGCACGCGGGGCGGGTGCCCGCGTCGTCTTCACCAGGGACGTCCACCCGCCGGGGCAGTTCGACTCGAACCACTACTACGACGAGTTCGACCGGTGGGGCGAACACGTCCTCGAGGGATCGGAGGAGGCCGAGATCGTCGACACGCTCGACCCCGAACCGGAGGACCACGTCGTCGAGAAACACACCTATGACGCCTTCTACAACACCGAACTGGAGGGCTGGCTCCGGGCGCGCGGGATCCGCGACCTCGTGTTCTGTGGCACGCTCGCGAACGTCTGCGTACTCCACACCGCCGGTAGCGCCGGGCTACGCGATTTCAGGCCGGTGCTCGTCGAGGAGTGTATCGGCTTCATCGAGGAGGCACACAGGGAGTACGCGCTCGAACACGCCGGATGGCTCTTCGGCGAGGTGATCGGACGGGACGAGGTGACGTTCGACTGA
- a CDS encoding S9 family peptidase, with product MSDLDEEIRELVSLPSFYHATASPDGERVALYYDVTGRNELHVLDVETGERERVSDGEVPKNARWHVDWSASGEEVYFHLDADGDEQNDLYAIGLDGGVEPVVEMEGQVALMDVGERGETLLLGSTAGGQMNVYGHDLASGETTKLTDYERAAGSAILSPDGERIAYATNETDAYENQDVYVANADGSDPRNLAIGETGAESSPTEFSPEGERLLVSDNSEDLSRMGIYDLETDEIDWFGGLEHEESPIGFFAENLVLVHRTREAMVVPVVYDVGTGESRELDLPNGVSSFAGMGSAALTGDRVLLTHTTPTRRPELLAYDLSTDEREVLLEAEYGPFSSRGFADAEYFEFDSHDGLEIGALLYDSGERPSPLIVNPHGGPRAADYRNFDLYSQVLLAHGYSVLQVNYRGSTGRGREFVELLYGDWGGDEQADVAAGVRHVLETRDWLDADRVAVFGGSYGGYSAFTQMLLYPELYAAGVGWIGVTDLRDMFENTMPHFRTELLEKQLGTPEENPELYDERSPVNLVENLSAPLLIVHGVNDRRVPISQARLLREALTDAGYGEGETEDFEYVELGEEGHASSDIDQKIRTFEILIDFLDRRL from the coding sequence ATGTCAGATCTCGACGAGGAGATCCGCGAACTCGTGAGCCTCCCCAGTTTCTACCACGCGACCGCCTCGCCAGACGGCGAGCGGGTCGCCCTCTACTACGACGTGACCGGGAGAAACGAACTCCACGTCCTCGACGTCGAAACGGGAGAACGAGAGCGGGTGAGCGACGGCGAGGTACCGAAAAACGCCCGCTGGCACGTCGACTGGTCCGCGAGCGGCGAGGAGGTCTATTTCCACCTCGACGCTGACGGCGACGAACAGAACGACCTCTACGCGATCGGGCTCGATGGGGGAGTCGAGCCGGTCGTCGAGATGGAGGGACAGGTCGCGCTGATGGACGTCGGCGAGCGCGGCGAGACACTCCTGCTAGGATCGACCGCCGGAGGCCAGATGAACGTCTACGGCCACGACCTCGCGAGCGGCGAGACGACGAAGCTCACCGACTACGAGCGGGCGGCCGGCTCCGCCATCCTCTCGCCTGACGGTGAGCGGATCGCCTACGCGACGAACGAGACCGATGCCTACGAGAACCAGGACGTCTACGTCGCGAACGCCGACGGGAGCGATCCCCGGAACCTCGCTATCGGTGAGACGGGCGCCGAAAGCTCGCCCACGGAGTTCTCGCCCGAGGGGGAACGACTGCTCGTCTCGGACAACTCGGAGGACCTCTCGCGGATGGGGATCTACGACCTCGAGACGGACGAGATCGACTGGTTCGGCGGCCTGGAGCACGAGGAGTCGCCGATCGGTTTCTTCGCCGAGAATCTGGTCCTCGTTCACCGGACCCGCGAGGCGATGGTCGTCCCGGTCGTCTACGACGTTGGAACCGGCGAGAGCCGAGAACTGGACCTCCCCAATGGCGTCAGTAGCTTCGCCGGTATGGGGTCGGCGGCCCTCACCGGCGATCGAGTGCTCCTCACACACACGACGCCGACGCGCCGGCCGGAACTGCTCGCGTACGACCTCTCGACGGACGAACGGGAGGTGCTCCTCGAGGCGGAGTACGGCCCGTTCAGCTCGAGGGGATTCGCCGACGCCGAGTACTTCGAGTTCGACTCGCACGACGGTCTCGAGATCGGTGCGCTACTCTACGACTCGGGTGAGCGCCCCTCCCCTCTAATCGTCAACCCCCACGGCGGGCCGCGCGCGGCCGACTACCGAAATTTCGACCTCTACTCGCAGGTGCTGCTCGCCCACGGCTACAGCGTCCTGCAGGTGAACTACCGCGGGTCGACGGGGCGAGGGAGGGAGTTCGTCGAACTGCTCTACGGGGACTGGGGCGGCGACGAGCAGGCCGACGTCGCGGCCGGCGTCCGTCACGTCCTCGAAACGCGAGACTGGCTCGACGCGGATCGCGTCGCGGTCTTCGGCGGCTCCTACGGCGGCTACTCCGCGTTCACGCAGATGCTTCTCTATCCCGAGCTCTACGCCGCGGGCGTCGGCTGGATCGGCGTCACCGATCTCAGGGATATGTTCGAGAACACGATGCCCCACTTCCGGACCGAGCTGCTCGAAAAACAGCTCGGAACGCCCGAGGAGAACCCCGAACTCTACGACGAACGGAGCCCCGTGAACCTCGTCGAGAACCTCTCGGCACCGTTACTGATAGTCCACGGCGTCAACGACCGCCGGGTGCCGATCTCGCAGGCCCGCCTGCTCCGCGAGGCGCTCACGGACGCCGGCTACGGGGAGGGCGAGACCGAGGACTTCGAGTACGTCGAACTCGGCGAGGAGGGCCACGCCTCCTCGGACATCGACCAGAAGATCCGGACGTTCGAGATTCTGATCGACTTCCTGGACCGGCGGCTCTGA